The following proteins come from a genomic window of Triticum aestivum cultivar Chinese Spring chromosome 6A, IWGSC CS RefSeq v2.1, whole genome shotgun sequence:
- the LOC123132127 gene encoding glutamyl-tRNA(Gln) amidotransferase subunit B, chloroplastic/mitochondrial — translation MALTLLRGIRTPTLFRANFSLFCTTQHRPLAHFTTRAESVQTTEPKAVPKSIQQATKEAAEQKTQGFESVIGIETHVQLSTITKAFCSCPNNYGSQPNSTVCPTCMGHPGTLPLLNAKVVECAVKMGLALNCKISMTSKFDRKQYFYPDLPKGYQISQFDIPIAEKGYLDVDIPVEFGGGHRRFGVTRVHMEEDAGKLLHSESGSYSQVDLNRAGVPLLEIVSEPDMRTGIEAAEYGAEMQRLVRYLGVGNGNMDEGSLRCDVNVSVRPIGQSEFGTKVEIKNMNSFSAISRAIDYEISRQILLHKGSQADQIVQETRLWDESSQKTFTMRKKEGLADYRYFPEPDLPEVVLTSEYIDEIRNLMPELPEAKRRRYENMGLSMQDVIFLANDDKVAHFFDSTLEHGADAKLAANWIMGDITAYLKDEKLSIDESKLTPLELSEMIAYIKNGTISGKIAKEIVVDLIAKGGTVKSVIEEKDLVQIADPAAIEAMVDQVLADNPKQLEQYRAGKTKLQGYFAGQVMKASKGKASPVLLNKILGEKLKGSC, via the exons ATGGCTCTAACGCTTCTCCGAGGGATCAGAACACCAACCTTATTTAGAGCAAATTTCAGCCTGTTCTGTACCACTCAACACCGTCCACTAGCTCACTTCACAACTAGGGCGGAGAGTGTGCAGACTACTGAGCCCAAAGCAGTGCCCAAGTCAATTCAACAGGCTACTAAGGAGGCGGCGGAGCAGAAGACACAAGGTTTTGAATCCGTTATCGGCATTGAGACCCATGTCCAGCTCTCGACCATCACAAAGGCATTTTGCTCCTGCCCAAACAACTATGGCTCGCAGCCTAACAGCACTGTTTGCCCCACCTGCATGGGCCACCCTGGAACATTGCCGCTTCTGAATGCAAAGGTTGTTGAGTGTGCAGTGAAAATGGGCCTTGCTCTCAACTGCAAGATCTCCATGACATCCAAGTTTGATCGGAAGCAGTACTTCTACCCGGACCTACCCAAGGGGTACCAGATTTCGCAGTTTGACATTCCAATTGCTGAGAAGGGTTACCTTGATGTGGATATTCCAGTTGAGTTTGGTGGTGGTCACAGGCGATTTGGGGTCACGAGGGTTCATATGGAAGAAGATGCTGGCAAGCTGCTTCATTCTGAATCCGGAAGTTACTCTCAG GTTGACTTAAACAGAGCCGGTGTTCCTTTGCTTGAGATTGTCTCAGAGCCAGATATGAGGACAGGGATAGAGGCTGCTGAGTATGGTGCTGAGATGCAAAGGCTTGTTAGGTACCTGGGAGTGGGCAATGGTAACATGGATGAAGGTTCCCTTCGCTGTGATGTGAATGTTTCTGTTCGACCAATTGGACAATCAGAATTTGGTACAAAG GTTGAAATAAAGAATATGAACTCATTTTCTGCAATAAGTAGGGCAATAGACTATGAGATCTCCCGGCAGATTCTTCTTCACAAAGGAAGCCAGGCTGATCAAATTGTACAAGAAACCCGTCTTTGGGATGAGTCCTCTCAG AAAACTTTTACAATGCGAAAAAAGGAGGGACTCGCCGACTATAGATATTTTCCCGAGCCTGATCTTCCTGAAGTTGTTCTCACTAGTGAGTACATTGATGAAATTCGTAATTTGATGCCCGAGCTTCCTGAGGCAAAGCGTAGGCGCTATGAGAACATGGGACTCAGCATGCAAGATGTTATTTTCCTAGCTAATGACGATAAG GTTGCTCATTTCTTTGATTCCACACTCGAGCATGGCGCTGATGCAAAGCTAGCTGCCAACTGGATCATGGGTGATATTACTGCTTATCTGAAGGATGAAAAACTTTCTATTGATGAAAGTAAATTAACACCTCTGGAGCTTTCTGAAATGATTGCATACATAAAGAATGGAACTATCAGTGGGAAAATTGCCAAGGAG ATTGTGGTTGACCTCATTGCCAAAGGCGGAACTGTTAAGTCTGTGATAGAGGAGAAGGATCTGGTTCAG ATTGCAGATCCAGCAGCAATTGAGGCCATGGTAGATCAAGTACTCGCTGACAATCCGAAGCAACTTGAGCAGTATCGGGCTGGGAAAACCAAGTTGCAGGGCTATTTTGCTGGCCAG gtgatgaaagCATCAAAGGGTAAAGCAAGCCCTGTTTTATTGAACAAAATCCTGGGGGAGAAGCTGAAGGGCAGCTGTTGA
- the LOC123132128 gene encoding uncharacterized protein yields the protein MAGILAWAADVVGGAGDSDDEAAAERERAAAMTPEQRLRAADLDARASSLRRAIQDLRARVPPPNVAQRLPHLHAHSLASSAALALQLNAHSSTKEQALHREVKIQEENTAYEKAISDCRQKIQEKQMEAAVLQSNLKEMEIAELDLKAKVDNAIMEQEAAQHKASMAASEATGNALLEAESLMNLKSKDLEEKKGELKLLEDKIQRLEKVWSSVEEESLKNPSPAQREKVLEKQLHSLIEQLTAKQAQAERLITDIHAKEKDLERLNSIQRNLHSSSSEAGAARNRFGGGLLSGDEDSGSKAARRPGQSGGFRTEGQKRLMILRSAFVLYILVLHVVVFIKISVSN from the exons ATGGCGGGGATCCTGGCGTGGGCGGCCGACGTGGTCGGCGGCGccggcgacagcgacgacgaggccgCCGCCGAGCGCGAGCGCGCCGCGGCCATGACCCCGGAGCAGCGGCTCCGCGCCGCCGACCTGGACGCGCGGGCGTCGTCGCTGCGGCGCGCGATCCAGGACCTGCGCGCCCGCGTGCCCCCGCCGAACGTCGCGCAGCGGCTGCCGCACCTGCACGCTCACTCcctcgcctcctccgccgccctcgcGCTCCAGCTCAACGCCCACTCCTCCACCAAGGAGCAG GCACTGCATAGAGAGGTGAAAATTCAAGAGGAAAATACCGCCTATGAGAAGGCGATATCCGATTGCCGCCAGAAAATTCAGGAGAAGCAGATGGAGGCTGCTGTGCTCCAGAGTAATTTGAAG GAAATGGAAATTGCAGAGCTGGATTTAAAGGCAAAGGTTGacaatgctatcatggagcaagaggctgctcaacatAAAGCATCAATGGCTGCTTCGGAAGCTACTGGAAATGCTCTGCTAGAAGCTGAATCGTTGATGAATCTCAAGTCTAAAGACTTGGAAGAGAAGAAGGGGGAGTTG AAATTATTGGAAGACAAGATACAAAGATTGGAGAAAGTATGGTCCTCGGTTGAAGAAGAATCTTTGAAAAATCCAAGTCCTG CCCAGAGGGAGAAGGTACTGGAGAAACAATTACATAGCCTCATTGAACAGTTGACAGCTAAACAA GCTCAAGCTGAAAGGCTCATCACTGATATACATGCCAAAGAAAAGGATCTGGAAAGGTTGAACAGTATACAGAGAAATCTTCACAGCAGCTCCAGCGAAGCAGGTGCAGCACGGAACCGGTTCGGCGGAGGGCTTCTGAGCGGGGATGAAGATTCTGGCTCCAAAGCTGCCCGGAGACCCGGCCAATCCGGTGGTTTTAGAACAGAAGGCCAGAAAAGGCTCATGATTCTTAGGTCCGCTTTTGTTCTCTATATCTTGGTACTGCACGTTGTCGTCTTCATAAAGATATCAGTTTCGAACTAG